One Tomitella gaofuii DNA segment encodes these proteins:
- a CDS encoding SRPBCC family protein: MHEETTITMHAPVQAVWELVSDVTRIGEFSPETFEAEWLGGASGPAVGARFRGHVRRNEVGPTYWTPCTVLVCEPQREFTFGVGSADNPITRWGYRLEPRADGDGVDVTETFDFTSALWARPYWILLGALRGRRNRNDMRRTLERMRDVVEA; this comes from the coding sequence ATGCACGAAGAGACGACGATCACCATGCACGCGCCGGTGCAGGCGGTCTGGGAGCTGGTCAGCGACGTGACACGCATCGGCGAGTTCTCGCCGGAGACGTTCGAGGCGGAGTGGCTCGGCGGTGCGTCCGGGCCGGCCGTCGGCGCCCGGTTCCGCGGCCACGTGCGCCGCAACGAGGTCGGCCCCACCTATTGGACCCCGTGCACGGTGCTGGTGTGCGAACCGCAGCGCGAGTTCACCTTCGGCGTCGGCTCCGCGGACAACCCCATCACACGGTGGGGTTACCGCCTGGAACCCCGCGCCGACGGGGACGGAGTGGACGTGACCGAGACGTTCGACTTCACCTCGGCGCTGTGGGCACGGCCGTACTGGATCCTGCTCGGCGCGCTGCGCGGACGGCGCAACCGCAACGACATGCGCCGCACCCTGGAACGGATGCGGGACGTGGTCGAGGCATGA
- a CDS encoding SAM-dependent methyltransferase — MRVPEAPRTVRARLAAPVVALLFRRIARRLAAQGTPIRIELPDGTVLGDAAEPSPGLPPAPRMILHDPAAFARRVGADGLIGFGEAYMAGDWASPDLDAVLARLATRMTDLVPARLQGLRRLYVRARPLRERNTAENARRNIAQHYDLSNDFFALFLDSTMTYSSGLFEEGGAAGWGGLAAAQRAKIDRLLDAAGVGEGTRLLEIGTGWGELCIRAAARGAHVRSVTLSEEQQAEASRRVRAAGYGDRVRVDLCDYRAVDGEYDAIVSVEMIEAVGHEYWADYFRAVDTLLAPGGRFALQAITMPHDRMLRTRETYTWIQKYIFPGGFLPSAQAIESVARACTDLRVRGSMSFGPHYARTLRLWDERSQAQSRRIDALGFDRVFRRMWHFYLCYAEAGFRSGYLDVQQIVLDRPGERTPSPLQVGADGEGR; from the coding sequence GTGCGCGTGCCGGAGGCGCCGCGGACGGTCCGGGCTCGCCTGGCGGCGCCGGTGGTGGCGCTGCTGTTCCGCCGGATCGCCCGCCGGCTCGCGGCGCAGGGCACGCCGATCCGCATTGAGCTGCCCGACGGCACGGTGCTCGGCGACGCCGCCGAACCCTCGCCGGGGCTTCCGCCCGCCCCGCGGATGATCCTGCACGACCCCGCCGCGTTCGCACGGCGCGTCGGCGCCGACGGGCTCATCGGCTTCGGTGAGGCCTACATGGCCGGGGACTGGGCGTCGCCGGACCTCGACGCGGTGCTCGCCCGGCTGGCCACGCGGATGACCGACCTGGTGCCGGCGCGGCTGCAGGGCCTGCGGAGGCTCTACGTGCGGGCCAGGCCGCTGCGCGAGCGCAACACCGCGGAGAACGCGCGCCGCAACATCGCGCAGCACTACGACCTGTCGAACGACTTCTTCGCCCTGTTCCTCGACTCGACCATGACGTATTCCAGCGGGCTGTTCGAGGAGGGCGGCGCGGCCGGATGGGGCGGCCTCGCCGCGGCGCAGCGGGCCAAGATCGACAGGCTGCTCGATGCCGCGGGCGTGGGCGAGGGCACCAGGCTGCTCGAGATCGGCACCGGCTGGGGCGAATTGTGCATCAGAGCAGCGGCGCGCGGTGCCCACGTCCGCTCGGTGACCCTCTCGGAGGAGCAGCAGGCGGAGGCGTCCAGGCGCGTGCGGGCTGCCGGGTACGGAGACCGGGTGCGTGTGGACCTGTGCGACTACCGCGCCGTCGACGGGGAGTACGACGCGATCGTCTCGGTGGAGATGATCGAGGCCGTCGGGCACGAGTACTGGGCCGACTACTTCCGGGCGGTGGACACGCTGCTGGCGCCCGGCGGCCGGTTCGCGCTGCAGGCCATCACCATGCCGCACGACAGGATGCTGCGCACCCGGGAGACCTACACCTGGATCCAGAAGTACATCTTCCCCGGCGGGTTCCTGCCGTCGGCACAGGCGATCGAGTCGGTGGCGCGGGCGTGCACGGATCTGCGTGTGCGCGGGTCGATGTCTTTCGGCCCGCACTACGCGCGCACGCTGCGCCTGTGGGACGAGCGCAGCCAGGCGCAGAGCCGGCGGATCGACGCGCTGGGATTCGACCGGGTGTTCCGGCGGATGTGGCACTTCTACCTGTGCTACGCGGAGGCCGGGTTCCGGTCCGGCTACCTGGACGTGCAGCAGATCGTGCTCGATCGCCCCGGGGAGCGCACGCCGTCCCCGCTGCAGGTCGGCGCAGACGGGGAAGGCCGGTAG
- a CDS encoding DUF1707 domain-containing protein, whose amino-acid sequence MSNDPVREPDPSPSLPVRDTERAAAAARLEQAVGHGQLDLNGYIDRLDRSNRARTGAELAEITGDLAPIVGTTPAVVPRSTALFDNVVRAENWHLPARSKATAVFADIELDLRRATITDSEIRIDATCVFGDIRITVPEGVEVVLDSDSVLSDTHSCTLAAVPRIPGTPLIRVQPTGWFGRVLIESRKAGEPRFSTRIREGWRRWRAKRNG is encoded by the coding sequence ATGAGCAACGACCCAGTGCGCGAACCGGATCCGAGCCCGTCCCTGCCGGTGCGGGACACGGAGCGTGCCGCGGCGGCCGCGCGGCTCGAGCAGGCGGTGGGGCACGGTCAGCTCGACCTCAACGGCTACATCGACCGGCTCGACCGGTCCAACAGGGCGCGCACCGGCGCCGAGCTGGCGGAGATCACGGGAGACCTCGCGCCGATCGTCGGTACGACGCCGGCCGTCGTCCCCCGCAGCACCGCGTTGTTCGACAACGTGGTGCGCGCCGAGAACTGGCATCTGCCCGCCCGGTCCAAGGCGACCGCGGTCTTCGCGGACATCGAACTGGACCTGCGGCGGGCGACCATCACCGACAGCGAGATCCGGATCGACGCCACGTGCGTGTTCGGCGACATCCGCATCACCGTCCCCGAAGGGGTCGAGGTGGTGCTGGACTCCGATTCGGTGCTGTCCGACACGCACTCGTGCACGCTGGCCGCGGTGCCGCGGATTCCCGGGACGCCGCTGATCCGGGTGCAGCCCACCGGGTGGTTCGGCCGTGTCCTCATCGAATCCCGCAAGGCGGGCGAGCCGCGGTTCAGCACGCGAATCCGGGAAGGGTGGCGGCGCTGGCGGGCGAAGCGCAACGGGTAG
- a CDS encoding prevent-host-death protein, which yields MGPARRSSDLSKHSAEVFAEAEAHPVTVTRRDGEALVLMSQREAKARTRLLSFAAQLITVTLDDGDTLTERMAKAFPWMLALSSADRETCAQDLLDAARASFSTNEPHLAIAELTSWKETATAVAAGLGAAEPEWLDADEKVERP from the coding sequence ATGGGTCCGGCCCGACGTTCCTCGGACCTGAGCAAGCATTCGGCCGAGGTCTTCGCGGAGGCCGAGGCCCACCCGGTGACCGTGACCCGGCGCGACGGCGAAGCGCTGGTCCTGATGTCGCAACGTGAGGCCAAGGCCCGAACGCGCCTGTTGAGCTTCGCCGCCCAGCTCATCACGGTTACCCTCGATGACGGCGACACACTGACGGAGCGGATGGCCAAGGCGTTCCCATGGATGCTCGCGCTGTCGTCGGCGGACCGCGAGACCTGCGCTCAGGACCTCCTCGATGCCGCTCGCGCCTCGTTTTCCACCAACGAGCCTCACCTCGCTATTGCCGAACTGACCTCGTGGAAAGAGACCGCCACCGCCGTCGCCGCAGGACTCGGGGCCGCCGAGCCGGAATGGCTCGACGCCGACGAGAAGGTGGAGCGGCCGTAA
- a CDS encoding MMPL family transporter, which yields MNRDSGTGPRVLRWLLPAVVVLAWLVIGGVGGPLIGQLASVQSNSQTPYLPASAESTRAAELQKQFVDTDTVPAVLVADRSGDRPVTDADSDYLQSLSGWATGPGAVAQQGAPPIRSDDGLALEMVLPVDSADTSDAVEALRTHVSATAPDGLRVLVSGPAGQAADLGVAFSGIDGLLLGVAGAVVFVILVIVYRSPLLPIFVLVSAVFALAGAGAIVYLLASSDVLVLNGQSQGILFILVFGAATDYALLLVSRFREELHLDGRRIPAVLRAWRGVLAPVAASAGTVILGVLCLLLSELNSNRSLGPIAAIGIAAAFVASMTFLPAVLALTGRAAFWPLRPAITDRSVRDAEDASGGERKGLWWTIARKVDAHHTAVWVVSALILAVCAAFTPQLKASGIPQSDFFLTQVDSVTGQSVLSEHFPGGSGSPVLIFARQDAADTVVDRVQDVPGVAPGVAPVSASGAPGGPPKVVDGRVQIRATLQSAADSSAAESTVRGIRDAVHAIPDAGAVVGGTTATQIDTQDTAAHDRNVVIPAVLVVVLAVLMLLLRAVVAPVLLLATVVLSYAATLGVGALVFNHVFHFPGADPTVPLFAFVFLVALGVDYNIFLMTRVREEAARHGTREGVRRGLAVTGGVITSAGIVLAATFGALAVIPLIFLAQVAFLVAFGVLLDTIIVRSALVPALTLQIGDRVWWPSRLSRGASGRGRDAGDGRKEP from the coding sequence GTGAATCGGGACTCAGGGACCGGCCCGCGCGTGCTCCGCTGGCTGCTGCCCGCCGTCGTCGTCCTCGCGTGGCTGGTGATCGGCGGCGTGGGGGGCCCGCTGATCGGGCAGCTCGCGAGCGTCCAGTCCAACTCGCAGACCCCGTACCTGCCCGCGTCGGCCGAGTCCACCCGTGCGGCGGAGCTGCAGAAGCAGTTCGTGGACACGGACACCGTGCCCGCCGTGCTCGTCGCCGACAGGTCGGGCGACCGGCCGGTGACCGATGCGGACTCCGACTACTTGCAGTCGCTGTCGGGGTGGGCGACCGGCCCGGGCGCGGTGGCGCAACAGGGGGCGCCGCCGATCCGCTCGGACGACGGGCTGGCGCTGGAGATGGTGCTGCCCGTGGACTCAGCGGACACTTCGGACGCGGTCGAAGCGCTGCGCACCCACGTCTCCGCCACGGCACCGGACGGGCTGCGCGTGCTCGTCTCCGGGCCCGCCGGCCAGGCGGCGGACCTGGGCGTGGCGTTCTCCGGCATCGACGGGCTGCTGCTGGGCGTTGCGGGGGCGGTCGTGTTCGTCATCCTCGTCATCGTCTACCGCAGCCCGCTGCTGCCGATCTTCGTTCTCGTGTCCGCCGTGTTCGCTCTCGCCGGCGCGGGGGCGATCGTGTACCTGCTCGCCAGCAGCGATGTGCTCGTCCTCAACGGCCAGAGTCAGGGCATCCTGTTCATCCTCGTCTTCGGCGCCGCCACCGACTACGCGCTGCTGCTGGTCTCCCGGTTCCGTGAGGAGCTGCACCTGGACGGCCGCCGGATCCCCGCGGTGCTCCGCGCCTGGCGGGGCGTGCTGGCGCCGGTCGCCGCCTCGGCGGGCACGGTGATTCTCGGCGTGCTGTGCCTGCTGCTGTCCGAGCTCAACTCCAACCGCAGCCTGGGGCCCATCGCCGCCATCGGGATCGCCGCCGCATTCGTGGCATCGATGACCTTCCTGCCCGCGGTGCTCGCGCTCACCGGCCGCGCGGCGTTCTGGCCGCTGCGCCCCGCGATCACCGATCGTAGCGTGCGCGACGCCGAGGACGCCTCCGGCGGCGAGCGAAAGGGCCTGTGGTGGACGATCGCCCGCAAGGTCGACGCGCACCATACCGCGGTGTGGGTGGTGTCGGCGCTGATTCTCGCGGTGTGCGCGGCGTTCACCCCGCAGCTCAAGGCCAGCGGCATCCCGCAGTCCGATTTCTTTCTCACCCAGGTCGATTCGGTCACCGGGCAGTCGGTGCTCAGCGAGCACTTCCCGGGCGGTTCGGGTTCGCCGGTGCTGATCTTCGCGCGCCAGGACGCCGCTGACACGGTCGTCGACCGGGTGCAGGACGTGCCCGGGGTGGCGCCGGGCGTCGCGCCGGTGTCGGCGTCGGGGGCGCCCGGCGGCCCGCCCAAGGTGGTGGACGGCCGAGTCCAGATCCGCGCCACTCTGCAATCGGCCGCGGACTCGAGCGCCGCGGAGTCCACCGTCCGCGGCATCCGCGATGCGGTGCACGCGATCCCTGACGCGGGCGCGGTGGTCGGCGGCACCACCGCGACGCAGATCGACACCCAGGACACGGCCGCGCACGACCGCAACGTCGTCATCCCCGCGGTGCTGGTGGTGGTGCTCGCGGTACTGATGCTGCTGCTGCGGGCCGTCGTCGCCCCGGTACTGCTCTTGGCCACCGTCGTGCTCTCCTACGCCGCGACCCTCGGCGTGGGGGCGCTGGTGTTCAATCACGTATTCCACTTTCCAGGCGCGGATCCGACGGTGCCGCTGTTCGCGTTCGTGTTCCTCGTCGCCCTGGGCGTGGACTACAACATCTTCCTCATGACGCGGGTGCGTGAGGAGGCCGCGCGGCACGGCACCCGCGAGGGCGTGCGCCGCGGGCTGGCCGTGACGGGCGGGGTGATCACGTCGGCGGGGATCGTGCTGGCGGCCACCTTCGGCGCGCTCGCGGTGATCCCGCTGATCTTCCTCGCCCAGGTGGCGTTCCTGGTGGCCTTCGGCGTGCTGCTGGACACGATCATCGTGCGCTCGGCGCTGGTTCCGGCCCTGACGCTGCAGATCGGCGACCGCGTCTGGTGGCCGTCGCGGCTGTCGCGCGGCGCGTCCGGTCGCGGCCGCGACGCCGGGGACGGTAGGAAGGAACCGTGA
- a CDS encoding NAD(P)/FAD-dependent oxidoreductase has protein sequence MTHPHTAATARPRRVAVIGSGIAGLMAAHVLSRHDHVTLFEAEGRLGGHADTHRVDLGDGGSVDVDTGFLVHNDRTYPTLLRLFDELGVRTRETDMSMSVRNADTGLEYAGARGLGGLFPTPRNLTRPRYLHLLSEVPRFHRAARRALAAPTAGPDVAETLTAFLARHGFGRYFTDNFVSPLVAAVWSCDPARAGEYPARYLFEFLEHHGMLTVFGSPTWRTVVGGAARYVEAVAAGIAHVRTDARVLRLTRFPGGGVRLAYRCGHGAGASEDLFDAAVVAVHPHQVLGVLDAPTAFERAVLGAMPYSVNHALLHTDETVLPRARRARASWNQLTPAGRSGAGSVIVTYDVSRLMRLDEQVADRRFLVTLGGADLVDPASVIDEMIYEHPLYTPASVAAQARLPELDTDTVAFAGAYHGWGFHEDGAASGLRAAERIGGSWDRPRTRAAAAGR, from the coding sequence ATGACCCACCCGCACACGGCCGCGACGGCACGTCCGCGCAGGGTCGCGGTGATAGGCAGCGGCATCGCAGGACTCATGGCGGCGCACGTGCTTTCCCGGCACGATCACGTGACGCTCTTCGAGGCCGAGGGCCGGCTCGGCGGCCACGCGGACACGCACCGTGTCGACCTCGGCGATGGCGGCAGCGTCGACGTGGACACGGGTTTCCTCGTCCACAACGACCGCACCTACCCGACTTTGCTGCGGCTCTTCGACGAGCTGGGCGTGCGCACCCGCGAGACGGACATGTCGATGTCCGTCCGCAATGCGGACACCGGACTCGAGTACGCAGGCGCCCGGGGCCTGGGCGGACTGTTCCCGACGCCGCGGAACCTGACAAGGCCGCGCTACCTGCACCTGCTCTCCGAGGTGCCGCGATTCCACCGGGCAGCGCGCCGCGCCCTGGCGGCGCCCACCGCCGGCCCGGACGTGGCCGAAACCTTGACGGCGTTCCTTGCCCGGCACGGCTTCGGCCGCTACTTCACCGACAACTTCGTGTCCCCGTTGGTGGCCGCGGTGTGGTCCTGCGACCCGGCTCGTGCGGGGGAGTACCCGGCGCGATACCTGTTCGAGTTCCTCGAGCACCACGGCATGCTCACCGTATTCGGTTCGCCCACGTGGCGCACCGTGGTGGGCGGCGCCGCGCGCTACGTCGAGGCGGTGGCGGCCGGGATCGCGCACGTGCGGACGGACGCCCGCGTGCTGCGGTTGACGCGGTTCCCCGGCGGGGGAGTGCGGCTGGCCTACCGGTGTGGTCACGGAGCCGGCGCCTCCGAGGACCTGTTCGACGCCGCAGTGGTGGCCGTGCACCCGCATCAGGTCCTGGGCGTGCTCGACGCGCCGACCGCGTTCGAGCGTGCGGTGCTGGGGGCGATGCCGTACTCGGTCAACCATGCGCTGCTGCACACCGACGAGACTGTGCTGCCCCGGGCGCGCCGCGCGCGGGCCTCGTGGAACCAGCTGACCCCGGCGGGACGCTCCGGGGCCGGCAGCGTCATCGTCACCTACGACGTGTCCCGGCTGATGCGGCTCGACGAGCAGGTCGCCGACCGGCGTTTCCTCGTCACCCTCGGCGGCGCGGACCTGGTGGATCCGGCCTCCGTCATCGACGAGATGATCTACGAGCACCCGCTCTACACGCCGGCCTCCGTCGCCGCTCAGGCCAGGCTGCCGGAACTCGACACCGACACCGTCGCGTTCGCCGGCGCCTACCATGGCTGGGGCTTCCACGAGGACGGCGCCGCGTCGGGTCTGCGCGCCGCCGAGCGGATCGGCGGCAGTTGGGACCGCCCGCGCACCCGGGCCGCGGCGGCAGGGCGGTAG
- a CDS encoding cryptochrome/photolyase family protein, which translates to MPAPAIVWFRRDLRLTDLPTLLAARDRSTHALAVFVLDDALLRPSGTPRTGFLAGCLRALDADLDGRLLLVRGDPVEAIPRLARAIGADSVHVSADFGPYGRQRDEVVETEMAASGIPLVRTGSPYAVTPGRISTKAGTPYKVFTSYRRAWLEHGWRSPAATTVDTLAWLDPAELPPLAGSLRCSAPGALPDVGNKRDDPALPPPGEAAALRRWRTFRDERFSGYDVHRDRPDRDATTRLSPYLKFGCIHPRTVLHDLRDSAGPAASVLRSELAWRDFYADVLFHRPDTARRNYNARFDAMRYDAGPDAEAAFDAWRAGRTGYPIVDAGMRQLLGEGWMHNRVRMITASFLTKDLHLPWWRGARHFMKHLVDGDLASNQHGWQWTAGCGTDAAPYFRVFNPVTQGERFDPDGDYVRRWVPELRHVGGKAVHRPWARGAAAPLFAVNGPVSADGPVSTGATGYADTSVYPPPIVDHAEERVVALARFGELG; encoded by the coding sequence ATGCCCGCCCCCGCGATCGTCTGGTTTCGCCGCGACCTGCGGCTGACCGACCTGCCGACACTGCTCGCCGCCCGCGACCGCAGCACACACGCGCTCGCGGTGTTCGTCCTCGACGATGCCCTCCTACGCCCGTCAGGAACACCGCGGACCGGTTTCCTCGCCGGCTGCCTGCGCGCCCTCGACGCCGACCTGGACGGCCGGCTCCTTCTCGTCCGTGGCGACCCGGTGGAGGCCATCCCCCGGCTCGCCCGTGCCATCGGCGCGGACTCCGTGCACGTCAGCGCCGACTTCGGCCCCTACGGCAGGCAACGTGACGAGGTCGTAGAAACAGAGATGGCGGCGTCGGGCATCCCGCTTGTCCGCACCGGATCGCCCTATGCCGTCACCCCAGGACGGATCAGCACGAAGGCCGGCACGCCCTACAAGGTCTTCACCTCCTACCGTCGAGCCTGGCTGGAGCACGGCTGGCGCTCGCCGGCCGCCACCACCGTGGACACTCTCGCCTGGCTCGACCCGGCCGAACTTCCTCCGCTCGCGGGTTCGCTCCGGTGCTCCGCGCCCGGCGCACTCCCGGATGTCGGCAACAAGCGGGACGATCCTGCATTGCCACCACCGGGCGAAGCGGCGGCGCTGCGCCGGTGGCGAACGTTTCGCGACGAGCGGTTTTCCGGCTACGACGTGCACCGCGACCGGCCGGATCGGGACGCCACCACCAGGCTCTCCCCGTATCTGAAGTTCGGATGCATCCACCCCCGCACCGTGCTGCACGACCTGCGCGACAGCGCGGGCCCGGCCGCGTCCGTCCTCCGCAGCGAGCTGGCTTGGCGCGACTTCTACGCCGACGTGCTGTTCCACCGGCCGGACACGGCGCGCCGCAACTACAACGCCCGGTTCGACGCGATGCGGTACGACGCGGGACCGGACGCGGAGGCCGCGTTCGACGCCTGGCGCGCGGGCCGAACGGGCTACCCCATCGTCGACGCGGGTATGCGCCAGCTGCTCGGGGAGGGCTGGATGCACAACCGGGTACGGATGATCACCGCGTCCTTCCTCACCAAAGACCTGCACCTGCCCTGGTGGCGCGGCGCGCGGCACTTCATGAAACACCTGGTCGACGGTGATCTGGCATCCAATCAGCATGGCTGGCAGTGGACGGCCGGGTGCGGCACCGACGCCGCCCCGTACTTCCGCGTGTTCAATCCCGTCACACAGGGCGAGCGGTTCGACCCGGACGGCGACTACGTGCGTCGTTGGGTGCCGGAGTTGCGGCATGTCGGCGGCAAAGCGGTGCACCGACCCTGGGCGCGCGGCGCGGCAGCTCCGCTGTTCGCGGTCAACGGCCCCGTCTCGGCCGACGGCCCCGTCTCCACCGGCGCAACCGGATACGCCGATACGTCCGTGTATCCGCCGCCGATCGTCGACCATGCGGAGGAACGGGTGGTTGCGCTCGCCCGGTTCGGGGAACTCGGATGA
- a CDS encoding TIGR01777 family oxidoreductase, giving the protein MGITYSSVIDAPREEVFAWHARRGALRRLVPPWQPMRAVAEASSLADGRAVLGLPGGLRWYAQHRPDEYDPSRRFVDERVNGGWSTMPVAAAGPWRHEHDFADAGNGRTRLTDSVHTPVPESLLRPTFAYRHRQLADDLAAHARARAAGMGETVVAVTGASGLVGAALCAFLTTGGHRVVRLVRRDPAAPDERRWDPEAPEPGLLDGVDAVVHLAGAPIAGRFTDAHKAAIRDSRIGPTRRLAEAAARADDGPDVFVSASAIGYYGHDRPGEVLGEGAESGTDFLAGVVRDWEDAARPASVAGLRTVQVRTGIVQSPLGGTLRLQRPLFTAGLGGRLGSGAQYLSWIDLDDLTDIYYRALYDAQLNGPVNAVAPEAVTAAGHADTLARVLHRPSRMPVPALGPRLLLGAQGARELALADQHVAPEALTGREHSFRRPDLEQCLRHQLGRHSGAGLHAVA; this is encoded by the coding sequence ATGGGCATCACGTATTCGAGCGTCATCGACGCCCCGCGCGAGGAGGTCTTCGCATGGCACGCCCGCCGGGGCGCGCTGCGCCGACTCGTCCCGCCGTGGCAGCCCATGCGTGCCGTCGCCGAGGCGTCCTCGCTGGCCGACGGGCGCGCCGTACTCGGACTGCCTGGTGGCCTCCGCTGGTACGCGCAGCACCGGCCGGACGAGTACGACCCGTCCCGCCGCTTCGTCGACGAACGTGTGAACGGCGGCTGGTCGACGATGCCCGTCGCGGCAGCGGGCCCGTGGCGCCACGAGCACGACTTCGCGGACGCGGGCAATGGCCGCACCCGGCTCACCGACTCCGTGCACACACCCGTGCCGGAATCCCTGCTGCGGCCCACCTTCGCCTACAGGCATCGGCAGCTCGCCGACGATCTCGCCGCGCATGCCCGGGCTCGCGCGGCGGGAATGGGTGAGACGGTCGTTGCCGTCACCGGGGCGTCGGGGCTCGTCGGTGCCGCCCTGTGCGCGTTCCTCACCACCGGCGGTCACCGCGTGGTGCGCCTGGTCCGCCGCGACCCGGCCGCCCCGGACGAGCGCCGATGGGACCCGGAGGCACCCGAACCCGGACTCCTCGACGGCGTCGACGCGGTGGTGCACCTGGCGGGCGCGCCGATCGCGGGCCGGTTCACCGACGCCCACAAGGCCGCGATCCGCGACAGCCGCATCGGCCCCACCCGCCGACTCGCCGAGGCCGCCGCACGCGCGGACGACGGGCCGGACGTGTTCGTCAGCGCGTCCGCGATCGGCTACTACGGGCACGACCGTCCCGGCGAGGTGCTGGGCGAGGGCGCCGAATCCGGCACGGACTTCCTCGCCGGCGTGGTGCGCGATTGGGAGGATGCCGCCCGTCCTGCATCGGTGGCGGGACTGCGGACGGTGCAGGTGCGCACCGGGATCGTGCAGAGCCCGCTCGGCGGCACGCTGCGCCTGCAGCGGCCGTTGTTCACCGCCGGCCTGGGAGGTCGGCTCGGCTCGGGAGCGCAATATCTGTCCTGGATAGACCTGGACGACCTGACGGACATCTACTATCGGGCCCTCTACGACGCGCAGTTGAACGGGCCGGTCAACGCGGTGGCCCCGGAGGCCGTCACTGCGGCCGGGCACGCGGACACGCTCGCGCGGGTGCTGCACCGTCCATCGCGGATGCCTGTGCCGGCGCTCGGTCCCCGGCTGCTGTTGGGCGCGCAGGGTGCCCGCGAGCTGGCACTCGCCGACCAGCACGTGGCGCCGGAGGCGCTGACCGGGCGGGAGCACAGCTTCCGCCGCCCGGACCTGGAGCAGTGCCTGCGGCACCAGCTCGGGCGCCACAGTGGCGCCGGGCTGCACGCGGTCGCCTGA